The sequence below is a genomic window from Clostridium sp. BJN0001.
AAACATTTGATTCTTTTAAAGCTTCTTCACCAGAGAATAACATTCTTCCAAGGAATCCTCTTATATAGCTTTCTGATTTTTCCTCTGAATACTGTCTAAGCCAGTCAACAAGAGTTAAATTACAATCATCAAAGTATTTAGAATTATCACTTGGGAAATATGATGTAGTTATTGTGATACCCCATTTAAATGATCCTTCATCGGCTTCAAGCTCACCTGCAAGTATTTTAAAAAGCGTAGTTATTGCAATTTCATTTCCAACAAGGGCTGTTTTATCGCCTTTATTAAGAAGAAAACTTACATTATCTAAAACTTTAACTCCATCTATTGTTTTTGATAAATTTTTAACTTCTAAAATATCATTTCCGACTTCTCTTTCTGGTTTAAAGCCTACAAATGGATATTTTCTGCTTGATGGTCTTATATCATCAAGTTCTATCTTATCTAATAATTTCTTTCTTGATGTAGCTTGTTTCGATTTTGAAGCGTTGGCACTAAATCTTGCTATAAAGTTTTGAAGTTCTTTAATTTTTTCTTCTTTCTTTTTATTCTGATCTTTTGCCATCTGAAGTGCAAGCTGACTTGATTCATACCAGAAATCATAATTTCCTACGTATAATTTAATCTTTCCAAAATCTACATCAGCCATATGTGTACATACTGCATTTAAAAAGTGTCTATCATGGGAAACTGTTATTACAATTCCCTCAAAGTTCATAAGGAAATCTTCAAGCCATGTAACGGCATCTAAATCAAGACCGTTAGTGGGCTCATCTAAAATTAATATTCCAGGATTTCCAAAAAGAGC
It includes:
- a CDS encoding ATP-binding cassette domain-containing protein, encoding MITVSNVSLRFGGRKLYDEVNLKFTPGNCYGVIGANGAGKSTFLRILSGEIQPNTGEVIIDPGIRMSILKQDHYKYDSYNVLETVIMGNEKLYKIMKEKDELYAKPDFSDADGIKASELEGEFADLNGWEAESDASNILQGLGITTDIHTKLMSELTESQKVKVLLAQALFGNPGILILDEPTNGLDLDAVTWLEDFLMNFEGIVITVSHDRHFLNAVCTHMADVDFGKIKLYVGNYDFWYESSQLALQMAKDQNKKKEEKIKELQNFIARFSANASKSKQATSRKKLLDKIELDDIRPSSRKYPFVGFKPEREVGNDILEVKNLSKTIDGVKVLDNVSFLLNKGDKTALVGNEIAITTLFKILAGELEADEGSFKWGITITTSYFPSDNSKYFDDCNLTLVDWLRQYSEEKSESYIRGFLGRMLFSGEEALKESNVLSGGEKVRCMLSKMMLSNANVLMLDQPTNHLDLESITALNNGLRDFNSNLIFASHDHQFVQTIANRIIKINDDGSIIDRNMAFDEFINFLNNNK